The uncultured Desulfovibrio sp. genome window below encodes:
- the ruvA gene encoding Holliday junction branch migration protein RuvA, whose product MIAYLEGVQAEVWGSNCLVVTRGGVGYEVALPAHTLSSLPGRGEPLALYTSLVVREDAQELYGFATFEERQTFEVLTSISKVGARTALGILSIFRPQDLRRIVLEDDVLALTRVSGIGKKTAEHVFLELKYKLKVEDAPQGAVLTGDARPGSVFRDVLDGLANLGYAEDECAPLVKKLLLEQPDLDVTGALRAALKGLARGLG is encoded by the coding sequence ATGATTGCCTATCTGGAAGGGGTGCAGGCCGAGGTCTGGGGCAGTAACTGCCTTGTGGTGACCCGGGGTGGCGTGGGCTATGAGGTGGCCCTGCCGGCGCATACGCTGTCGTCCCTGCCCGGCCGGGGGGAGCCGCTGGCCCTCTACACCAGTCTGGTGGTGCGCGAGGATGCACAGGAGCTGTACGGCTTTGCCACGTTTGAGGAACGGCAGACCTTTGAGGTGCTGACCTCCATCTCCAAGGTGGGCGCCCGCACCGCGCTGGGTATTTTGTCCATCTTCCGGCCCCAGGACCTGCGGCGCATTGTTCTGGAAGATGATGTGCTGGCCCTGACGCGCGTTTCCGGCATCGGCAAGAAAACGGCGGAACATGTCTTTCTGGAGCTGAAGTACAAGCTCAAGGTGGAGGATGCCCCGCAGGGGGCCGTGCTGACCGGCGATGCCCGCCCGGGGTCCGTCTTTCGGGATGTGCTGGATGGTCTGGCAAACCTTGGCTATGCCGAGGATGAATGCGCGCCGCTGGTCAAAAAGCTGCTGCTTGAGCAGCCGGACCTGGATGTCACCGGCGCCCTGAGAGCGGCCCTCAAGGGGCTGGCCCGCGGTCTGGGTTAG
- the moaA gene encoding GTP 3',8-cyclase MoaA, translating into MSASVNRKECLGNCRAAGEGARTLSLADMRGRVVRYLRLSITDRCNLRCLYCSSNARHSFIPHENVLRYEEMLRMVGAMQRLGVQKVRLTGGEPFARRGCGDFLVMLRRRFPALDLRITTNGTLLSQNLDALREARVSAVNLSLDSFDRQTFAHVTGKDMLPDVLGALDALLAAGIRVKINAVGLRTINDGQMADFVYAARSLPVDVRFIEFMPMGGDTLWSDTYFWPAADMLAAARDCTALVPLAPEPGNAGPARMYALPGGRGRLGFITPMSNHFCNECNRLRITSDGHLRTCLFADREYRLRAIFRHPRLDDAALDRVVQAACRRKPLGVDILKARRGAAVATSSMWGIGG; encoded by the coding sequence ATGAGTGCTTCTGTAAATCGAAAAGAGTGTCTTGGCAACTGCCGCGCAGCAGGGGAGGGCGCAAGGACGCTTTCCCTTGCCGACATGCGGGGCAGGGTGGTGCGCTATTTGCGGCTCTCCATCACGGACCGGTGCAATCTGCGCTGTCTGTATTGCAGCAGCAATGCCCGGCACAGCTTCATTCCCCATGAAAATGTGCTGCGCTATGAGGAAATGCTGCGCATGGTGGGGGCCATGCAGCGCCTTGGCGTGCAGAAAGTCCGCCTTACCGGGGGAGAACCGTTTGCCCGCCGGGGCTGCGGCGACTTTCTGGTCATGCTGCGGCGGCGCTTTCCGGCGCTGGATCTGCGCATCACCACCAACGGCACCCTGCTTTCCCAGAATCTGGACGCCCTGCGCGAGGCCCGAGTGAGCGCCGTCAATCTGTCGCTGGACAGCTTTGACCGGCAGACCTTTGCCCACGTGACCGGAAAGGACATGCTGCCCGATGTGCTTGGCGCCCTGGATGCCCTGCTGGCGGCGGGCATACGCGTCAAGATCAATGCCGTGGGCCTGCGGACCATCAATGACGGACAGATGGCTGACTTTGTGTATGCGGCACGCAGCCTGCCGGTGGATGTGCGCTTCATCGAATTCATGCCCATGGGGGGCGATACCTTGTGGAGCGATACCTACTTCTGGCCCGCCGCTGACATGCTGGCGGCGGCGCGGGACTGCACGGCGCTGGTCCCGCTGGCGCCTGAGCCGGGCAACGCCGGCCCGGCCCGCATGTATGCCCTGCCCGGCGGCCGGGGGCGCCTGGGTTTCATCACGCCCATGAGTAATCATTTCTGCAATGAATGCAATAGGTTGCGTATAACAAGCGATGGGCATCTGCGCACCTGCCTTTTTGCCGACAGGGAATACCGTCTGCGGGCCATCTTCCGCCATCCCCGTCTGGATGACGCGGCGCTGGACAGGGTGGTGCAGGCAGCCTGCCGGCGCAAGCCCCTGGGGGTGGACATCCTCAAGGCACGGCGTGGCGCGGCCGTGGCCACCAGCTCCATGTGGGGTATCGGCGGCTAG
- a CDS encoding DUF5334 family protein: protein MKNLLLMAALPALLLCTRPAMAWDGFDADSAELVEIIPDALPTKGENVDVRDYSTDITTTCLVESVLRNSRTVEVVVITPDGGRRTLVMEGR from the coding sequence ATGAAAAACCTGCTCTTGATGGCGGCTCTGCCCGCCCTGCTCCTGTGCACCCGGCCGGCCATGGCCTGGGACGGATTTGATGCCGACTCGGCCGAACTGGTCGAGATCATTCCCGACGCCCTGCCCACCAAGGGTGAAAATGTGGACGTGCGGGACTACTCCACGGATATCACCACCACCTGCCTTGTGGAAAGCGTGCTGCGCAACAGCCGCACGGTGGAGGTGGTGGTCATCACACCTGACGGCGGCAGGCGCACGCTGGTCATGGAAGGACGCTAG
- the miaB gene encoding tRNA (N6-isopentenyl adenosine(37)-C2)-methylthiotransferase MiaB, with product MKEHSFHIITFGCQMNVHDSQWLARALEARGFCEAAPEEAQVIVVNTCSVREKPELKVMSTLGRIRQITGNSPRVLVGVTGCVAQQLGENLFRHRQVRLVAGSDGIASAPAAIERLLEDPALRLSLLDFTSHYEEREAGAPLPRAAAGHVNIMQGCDNFCAYCIVPFTRGRQKSRLTPAILADCRALLASGASEVTLLGQNVNAFGRDKSGDGTSFRQLLDAVNALPGLARLRYVTPHPKDMGPEDVAAFGELEHLCPRLHLPLQAGSDAVLKRMGRKYDAARFLALVEQLRAACPDIALSTDLIVGFPGESEDDFLQTLDMMRACNFMSSFSFCYSDRPGTSASRFLDKIPPDVQQDRLLRLQALQDTLSQTWLAQRVGQETDVLLEERSRRDTPGDDESWQGRDPYGALVHVPMPAGEHTGRMVRTRIRHAHRHSLVGEAPLPERGDD from the coding sequence ATGAAAGAGCACAGCTTTCACATCATCACCTTTGGCTGCCAGATGAATGTCCACGACTCGCAGTGGCTGGCGCGTGCCCTGGAGGCCCGCGGCTTCTGCGAGGCTGCCCCGGAAGAGGCGCAGGTCATTGTGGTCAATACCTGTTCCGTGCGCGAAAAGCCCGAACTCAAGGTCATGAGCACCCTGGGGCGCATCCGCCAGATCACCGGCAATTCGCCGCGCGTGCTCGTGGGCGTGACCGGCTGCGTGGCCCAGCAGCTGGGCGAAAACCTGTTCCGCCACCGGCAGGTGCGTCTGGTGGCCGGCAGCGACGGCATTGCCTCGGCCCCGGCGGCCATCGAACGCCTGCTGGAGGATCCGGCCCTGCGCCTCTCGCTGCTGGACTTCACCAGCCATTACGAGGAGCGCGAAGCCGGGGCACCCCTGCCCCGGGCAGCAGCCGGCCACGTGAACATCATGCAGGGCTGCGACAATTTCTGCGCCTACTGCATCGTGCCCTTTACGCGCGGCCGCCAGAAATCGCGCCTGACGCCTGCCATCCTGGCCGACTGCCGCGCCCTGCTGGCCTCCGGTGCCTCGGAAGTGACCCTGCTGGGACAGAACGTCAATGCCTTCGGCCGGGACAAAAGCGGCGACGGCACCTCCTTCCGGCAGCTGCTTGACGCCGTGAACGCCCTGCCCGGCCTGGCCCGCCTGCGCTATGTCACCCCCCATCCCAAGGATATGGGACCGGAAGATGTGGCCGCCTTCGGCGAGCTGGAGCACCTCTGCCCCCGTCTGCACCTGCCCCTGCAGGCCGGCTCCGATGCCGTGCTCAAACGCATGGGCCGCAAGTATGATGCCGCGCGCTTTCTGGCGCTGGTGGAACAGCTGCGCGCCGCCTGCCCGGACATTGCCCTGTCCACGGACCTCATTGTGGGCTTTCCCGGCGAAAGCGAGGACGATTTTCTCCAGACGCTGGACATGATGCGCGCCTGCAACTTCATGTCCAGTTTTTCCTTCTGCTATTCGGACCGGCCCGGCACCAGTGCCAGCCGCTTTCTGGACAAGATTCCGCCGGATGTGCAGCAGGACCGCCTGCTGCGCCTTCAGGCCCTGCAGGATACGCTTTCGCAGACCTGGCTGGCACAGCGCGTGGGGCAGGAAACGGACGTGCTGCTGGAAGAACGCAGCCGCCGCGACACCCCCGGAGACGACGAAAGCTGGCAGGGCCGCGATCCTTACGGCGCGCTGGTGCATGTGCCCATGCCCGCAGGCGAGCATACGGGGCGCATGGTCCGCACGCGCATCCGCCATGCCCACCGCCACAGCCTGGTCGGGGAAGCTCCCCTGCCGGAGCGCGGTGATGATTGA